In Schizosaccharomyces osmophilus chromosome 1, complete sequence, the genomic window AAATCATGGGACGAAGGCTGATAGTAATTCAGCATTCCTTTTGTTACTGTATCGATACCATCATAAACAGAGTCTATCCTTTCATTAGTAAAGTAATCCAAAGCCTACAAAGAAAAGCGCGAACCTTTATCATTGGGATCTAAATTGAAACAAGCAACactttttaaaagaaagaagagtacccaaatataaatataatcaTAACATTTCATGATAATATATGAGCCGTAAAGGCTTTCCAAAAGATGGGTTTCTTTTAGGtataaaaatgcaaatgaaagaattgagTGTTGGTTTCAGACAAActtatttcattatttacaTGCCTTTTTTTAAGGCGCAGTTTTAGTTTAACGAGATTGCTTGTCAATCTTTAATGTACAATAAGCTTTAGGTAACTAAAGGTCGGTAAGCTACGTTCGTTATTTAGagaccttttttttgtttgtttattcgttagtaaacaattaGAGACGATGGCAGGCATAGACGATGTACCAGATATCCCTTTTACGTCTTTCTCTCTTTAGGAGTAATTaatagaaagaatttgattCACTTGATTGCTTTGAGATATAGGGTTTTTcttcgaaaaaaaatcggAATAGGAATGATGATGTTGGTACCcttgaaatgaaaacgCTTCGCTTCTTACACATTAAAAAGCGGCCAATTGAAACTATATACTTTAAAATAATGAAGTTCTATAGTATCCAAAGGCCTCCTTACATAGTTTATTCACAGGCTTCTCTGAACATTTGTATGTTACTTATAATACGCAGCTATCACCTGTAATCGTACCTTTGCAAAGTGTACCAGCCAACATGTACTGTATAGTCTTTCGAGaaaatatttggaaatCTGTCGCAATACATATTAAACAAAACTATTTACATTGCACTAAATAGCATCCGGTACACATCTTCATTGTGGGATACTTTGttataaaaatttaaaatatttgtaAACCTCGCGTTACATTGTCTTAATTGAATTAAGCAAAGGAAACGAGGttcattattttctatGACCGAATGTCATTTGAGTAAGAGACTGCCAACCTCAAACTATCGACCTTTTTATTCGTTTTCTATtataaagagaaaatgagTGAAGAAAAACCGACAATTCGtaatgaagatgatgatcGTTATGAAGATGATACAGGAGATTTGGATCTTGGCCAACTTGGCTCTCGAGTTTGGTTAGTAAAAGTTCCAAGATTTCTTATGGAGAAATGGGACGCGATTCCTGATGATGATCGTGCAAATCTTGGTTGTGTACGTGTAAAAAATGATGAGATTCAACTTTTACTCCACAACAATTCAGAAAACGCCGATGTTCCTAAAAACTACAACTTAAAAGTGATGAACAAATTTGTCAAAAACTCTTATGTCTTTAGAGAAGCCGAGTCATCATCTAGCAACACAAAAAATACTGCTTTGGTTGGCACAGTTGCTCACGAATGTAATGTTACTCCAATTATTAATGATGATTATCGACGCGTTATGCAAAAACGAGCTTTGGCTGCAAGTGCTCCCAAGCGCAAAGTTCAAATGATTGATGATAGAGGCGCT contains:
- the tfg2 gene encoding transcription factor TFIIF complex beta subunit Tfg2, with protein sequence MSEEKPTIRNEDDDRYEDDTGDLDLGQLGSRVWLVKVPRFLMEKWDAIPDDDRANLGCVRVKNDEIQLLLHNNSENADVPKNYNLKVMNKFVKNSYVFREAESSSSNTKNTALVGTVAHECNVTPIINDDYRRVMQKRALAASAPKRKVQMIDDRGASLLAPGTLGARNRNTTSFIRNVKPRTGEGLKNSRIPRNELLDILFKCFEDYEYWTLKGLREYVKQPEVYLKEVLDSIAILNKRGPYALKYSLKPEYKGTMDAATRELLNQQVSQSELSQHQNADKDSASPTGPSSSASDVNKDGDNDDEVEMIDIL